One part of the Thermococcus radiotolerans genome encodes these proteins:
- a CDS encoding DUF432 domain-containing protein: protein MFGEHELKTQFIKIIDKKIHLVESSEDTVLYRRDDVSVLIKRGGENLLVLPAPAEGYGVKFLMIKLSERIAVPPGEKLTGYLSAPIDISVRSGNIEIDRFVVGREKYALYGEKTIGVIARYHVSDFHEKIPDSPGIVKLIINNPTESWKLVEKIVFPIRNSVMFYSEDRAYYPLIILTTKEIYEVNNTGNPPDGTLKPTHEAEPLPNFRMRW, encoded by the coding sequence ATGTTCGGTGAGCACGAGCTGAAAACCCAGTTCATCAAAATCATCGACAAGAAAATCCACCTCGTGGAGAGTTCTGAGGATACCGTCCTTTATCGGAGGGACGATGTGAGCGTGCTCATAAAGCGGGGCGGCGAAAATCTTCTGGTTCTTCCGGCCCCCGCCGAGGGCTACGGTGTGAAGTTCCTGATGATAAAGCTCTCGGAGAGGATAGCCGTACCCCCCGGGGAGAAACTGACCGGCTACCTCTCGGCGCCCATAGACATCTCCGTAAGGAGCGGGAATATAGAGATAGACCGCTTCGTCGTCGGAAGGGAGAAATACGCACTCTACGGAGAGAAAACCATCGGGGTTATAGCGCGCTATCACGTGAGCGACTTCCACGAGAAGATACCCGACTCACCGGGAATTGTGAAACTGATTATCAACAATCCGACGGAGAGCTGGAAGCTCGTGGAAAAGATAGTGTTCCCGATAAGGAACAGCGTGATGTTCTACTCCGAGGACAGGGCGTATTATCCGCTGATAATACTCACCACGAAGGAAATCTACGAGGTCAACAACACAGGAAATCCGCCGGACGGAACGCTGAAGCCAACCCACGAGGCTGAACCGCTCCCCAACTTCAGGATGAGGTGGTGA
- the eif2g gene encoding translation initiation factor IF-2 subunit gamma yields the protein MAKKKEFKQAEVNIGMVGHVDHGKTTLTKALTGIWTDTHSEELRRGITIKIGFADAEIRKCPSCGRHSNSPVCPYCGAETDFERRVSFIDAPGHEALMTTMLAGASLMDGAVLVIAANEGVMPQTREHLMALQIVGNRNIVIALNKIELVDKEKVIERYHEIKEFVKGTVAENAPIIPISALHGANVDVLLAAIEEFIPTPKHDLKKPPKMLVLRSFDVNKPGTKPEKLVGGVIGGSIIQGKLKVGDEIEIRPGVPYEDHGRIKYEPITTEITSLQAGGKFVDEAYPGGLVGVGTKLDPYLTKGDLMAGNVVGKPGKLPPVWDELRLEVHLLERVVGTEEELKVEPIKRREVLLLNVGTARTMGLVTGLGRDEVELKLQIPICAEVGDRVAISRQVGSRWRLIGYGFIRE from the coding sequence ATGGCAAAGAAGAAGGAGTTTAAGCAGGCCGAAGTTAACATCGGAATGGTTGGTCACGTTGATCACGGTAAAACGACCCTCACAAAGGCTTTAACCGGAATCTGGACTGACACCCACAGCGAGGAGCTGAGAAGGGGAATCACAATCAAGATAGGCTTCGCCGATGCCGAGATAAGGAAGTGCCCGAGCTGCGGTAGGCACTCCAACTCGCCGGTCTGCCCGTACTGTGGCGCCGAGACCGATTTCGAGAGGCGCGTTTCGTTCATAGACGCCCCCGGCCACGAGGCCCTCATGACCACTATGCTCGCAGGTGCCTCCCTCATGGACGGTGCCGTTCTCGTCATAGCAGCAAACGAGGGTGTCATGCCCCAGACCAGGGAGCACCTCATGGCGCTCCAGATAGTTGGCAACAGGAACATAGTCATAGCCCTCAACAAGATCGAGCTGGTCGACAAGGAGAAGGTCATCGAGAGGTACCACGAGATAAAGGAGTTCGTCAAGGGGACGGTTGCTGAGAACGCCCCGATAATCCCGATTTCGGCCCTTCACGGCGCGAACGTTGACGTTCTCCTCGCGGCGATAGAAGAGTTCATACCAACCCCGAAGCACGACCTCAAAAAGCCGCCCAAGATGCTGGTTCTCAGGAGCTTCGACGTCAACAAGCCGGGAACCAAGCCCGAGAAGCTCGTCGGTGGCGTCATCGGCGGTTCGATAATCCAGGGCAAGCTCAAGGTCGGCGACGAGATAGAGATTCGCCCGGGTGTCCCCTACGAGGACCACGGCAGGATAAAGTACGAGCCGATAACCACCGAGATAACCTCCCTCCAGGCCGGAGGAAAGTTCGTGGACGAGGCTTATCCAGGAGGACTCGTCGGCGTTGGAACCAAGCTCGACCCGTACCTCACCAAGGGCGACCTGATGGCCGGAAACGTCGTCGGAAAGCCCGGAAAGCTCCCGCCGGTCTGGGACGAGCTCAGGCTTGAGGTTCACCTCCTTGAGCGCGTTGTAGGGACCGAGGAGGAGCTCAAGGTCGAGCCGATAAAGAGGCGCGAGGTTCTCCTCCTCAACGTCGGAACGGCCAGAACTATGGGTCTCGTCACGGGGCTCGGCAGGGACGAGGTCGAGCTCAAGCTCCAGATACCCATCTGCGCCGAGGTCGGCGACAGGGTCGCCATCAGCAGGCAGGTTGGCTCGAGGTGGCGCCTCATAGGCTACGGCTTCATAAGGGAGTGA
- a CDS encoding RsmB/NOP family class I SAM-dependent RNA methyltransferase, with protein MGKLKLSDRQLYALIEAVKLGEEIKPSQSAKRKAFARYKIEGWENSKLTGIFYSIQRRLGLIDEVIEELVGVSPLILDPWLRATLRVAVEVAVFRDPGERTRQHMKGLAQFLSKRTHPYVGYYYYDLLPRILEYVPVIDTEEKRLKWDYLFPEWFIARMRRLLGDEAEALLKALNETLPTSIRVNLLKASPGDVEEYLRKKNVRFERSDRVDTVLRILDPFNPEWLFNKGFAIAQEEAAAVASLVLAPEPGETVVDLAAAPGGKTAHMAELMNNEGKIYAFDVDGARIKRMKEVLRRTGVEIAETIRADGRKAPEMLGEGMADRVMLDAPCTSDGTIAKNPELRWRLREKNIPKVVKLQRELLESAWRLLKPGGRLLYSTCSMLPEENEEVVEWFLERHGDAALIPLDGPYDEGFLPGTMRAWPHRHGTIGFFYALMEKKGD; from the coding sequence TTGGGAAAACTCAAGCTCAGCGACAGGCAGCTGTATGCCCTTATAGAGGCCGTGAAGCTCGGGGAGGAGATCAAGCCCAGCCAGAGCGCCAAGAGAAAGGCCTTCGCGAGGTACAAAATCGAGGGCTGGGAGAACTCCAAGCTCACGGGGATATTCTATTCAATTCAGCGGAGGCTGGGCCTCATAGACGAGGTAATAGAGGAACTTGTGGGCGTTTCTCCGCTCATCCTGGACCCCTGGCTCAGGGCGACGCTCAGGGTGGCCGTTGAGGTGGCGGTCTTCAGGGATCCCGGTGAAAGGACGCGGCAACATATGAAGGGCCTCGCCCAGTTTCTGTCGAAGAGAACGCACCCCTACGTGGGTTATTACTACTACGACCTCCTTCCGCGCATCCTGGAGTACGTGCCGGTCATCGACACCGAGGAGAAGCGCCTCAAATGGGACTACCTCTTTCCCGAGTGGTTCATAGCCAGGATGAGGAGGCTCCTCGGTGACGAGGCGGAGGCTCTCCTTAAGGCGCTCAACGAGACCCTGCCGACGAGCATCCGGGTTAACCTACTGAAGGCAAGCCCTGGGGACGTGGAAGAATACCTGAGGAAAAAGAACGTCAGGTTCGAGAGGAGCGATAGAGTTGATACCGTTCTCAGAATCCTTGATCCCTTCAACCCGGAATGGCTCTTCAACAAGGGGTTCGCCATAGCGCAGGAGGAGGCGGCAGCGGTTGCCTCTCTGGTGCTGGCCCCGGAGCCTGGAGAAACGGTCGTGGATTTGGCCGCCGCCCCAGGGGGTAAAACCGCCCACATGGCTGAGTTGATGAACAACGAGGGGAAAATTTACGCCTTCGACGTGGACGGGGCCAGGATAAAGCGTATGAAGGAGGTTCTCAGGCGTACGGGCGTTGAGATTGCAGAGACCATCAGGGCGGACGGCAGGAAGGCGCCAGAGATGCTGGGGGAGGGAATGGCCGACAGGGTGATGCTCGACGCGCCGTGCACCAGCGATGGGACGATAGCGAAGAACCCGGAGCTTCGGTGGCGTCTCCGTGAGAAAAACATTCCAAAGGTCGTGAAACTTCAAAGGGAGCTCCTTGAGAGTGCGTGGAGGCTTCTCAAACCCGGAGGCAGGCTGCTGTATTCAACCTGCTCCATGCTCCCCGAGGAGAACGAGGAAGTGGTGGAGTGGTTCCTTGAGAGGCACGGGGATGCCGCGCTGATTCCGCTCGATGGACCATACGATGAGGGCTTTCTGCCCGGGACGATGCGCGCCTGGCCCCACAGGCACGGGACCATAGGCTTCTTCTACGCCCTGATGGAAAAGAAGGGAGATTAA
- a CDS encoding PIN domain-containing protein, with protein sequence MPERREWLVIPDTNFLLVPGQFGVDIIGELNRVLDVRFRIAVPNAVLQELEVIERKSRGKDLMAIRMAKKLVERFEVVEIGRFGERPIDDQIFDFAVKNERVIVCTNDKGLKRRLRERGIPVVYLRSKKILELEGMLE encoded by the coding sequence ATGCCTGAAAGACGGGAATGGCTGGTGATCCCGGACACGAACTTTCTCCTGGTTCCGGGACAGTTCGGTGTCGACATAATCGGCGAACTGAACAGGGTTCTCGACGTGAGGTTCAGAATAGCCGTTCCGAACGCCGTCCTCCAGGAGCTGGAGGTCATAGAGAGGAAATCCCGCGGAAAGGACCTAATGGCCATTAGGATGGCCAAAAAGCTCGTGGAGAGGTTTGAGGTCGTTGAGATAGGCCGCTTTGGTGAGAGGCCCATAGACGACCAGATCTTCGATTTCGCGGTCAAGAACGAGCGGGTAATAGTCTGCACCAACGACAAGGGACTGAAGAGACGCCTTCGCGAGAGGGGAATCCCGGTCGTCTACCTCCGCTCGAAGAAGATACTCGAGCTCGAGGGCATGCTGGAGTGA
- a CDS encoding transglutaminase-like domain-containing protein, whose product MQEKDLHYLITRIINPYLNWVIVELRSGNRVVYGRDGYTGLKWTDHTIGDFLASDLEEWRNELWYKYRDNFFERGHEIIDSLLDIIVRIEAKLPDSETKERVMKDLWEMAEKVGDYLEIGDYVDSKRPEVESKAAKIKREDEELKKRMVKEAHEHRDEKTIVLSQDGNQTRDSTYKPAVSRDSKPSNGGHKFSWKNFVAFSLAVLLLFALWDLAHNDGAIISKVLPTGNNERVLEPNGGSDGSSQTLSPSFFNGSNTSKDGSTIDEHKAESSSHDADNDGLDDNMEISQTGTDPLNPDTDGDGLSDGEEVLEYNTNPLVNDTDDDGLTDKAEVVTYHSDPLNADSDGDYLPDGYEVKIGTDPTSDWRYGSIDEETLKAGLSKLLRERIKGISEQFWEYNSTLDRAWAILQWIDENIQYNDTKAEYVDKSVEMWDYLSSYNKEYYANLTRLQAVNDTVFRYKSGICGDYALLTAAFLLEANVSPIYVLSIDYVDQEVGHATVAVKLEKEYFVLDQHLPMIPLGNYYWFSIWGGLGEISNVTFYRVALNENGEVDIRNWTWRSGSLKKRAYKFTSQDLEVVLNLTKEMFTELYPGYQQDQRLKRNAEADLESIKQRNESARTLLPVGFHKGWTLWWSDPGFQLYYHPLLAEKLVRYYWPGPAFSNEDWVGPIRECDRYYLLVDSDEYNTVLIQDSEGDSYEINRMVMVLQIAT is encoded by the coding sequence ATGCAGGAAAAGGACCTCCACTATCTTATAACCAGAATAATCAATCCATATCTAAACTGGGTCATCGTAGAGTTGCGTTCTGGGAATCGTGTTGTCTATGGTCGTGATGGATATACTGGCTTAAAGTGGACCGATCATACAATTGGGGATTTTCTTGCTAGTGATTTAGAAGAATGGAGAAATGAGCTATGGTACAAATACAGAGATAACTTCTTTGAGCGTGGACATGAAATCATTGACTCTCTCCTGGACATAATAGTTAGAATTGAAGCCAAGCTCCCAGATAGTGAGACCAAAGAACGGGTGATGAAGGATTTGTGGGAAATGGCAGAAAAGGTAGGGGACTACCTAGAGATTGGAGATTATGTTGATTCAAAAAGACCTGAAGTAGAATCAAAGGCAGCCAAAATTAAGCGAGAGGATGAGGAACTGAAAAAGAGGATGGTAAAAGAGGCTCATGAGCACAGAGATGAAAAAACCATTGTACTCAGCCAGGACGGGAATCAAACCAGGGATAGTACCTATAAGCCTGCAGTGTCTAGGGATTCAAAACCATCAAATGGGGGACACAAGTTTTCGTGGAAGAACTTCGTAGCGTTCTCTTTGGCAGTATTGCTTCTTTTTGCTCTTTGGGATTTAGCCCACAACGATGGAGCCATTATTAGTAAAGTGCTTCCAACTGGTAACAACGAGAGAGTTCTAGAGCCCAATGGAGGCAGTGATGGTTCCTCTCAGACACTCTCTCCGAGCTTTTTCAATGGCAGTAACACTTCCAAAGACGGCAGCACTATTGATGAACACAAAGCAGAATCCTCCTCCCATGATGCGGATAATGATGGCCTGGATGACAACATGGAGATCTCTCAAACTGGTACTGATCCTCTTAATCCAGATACCGATGGGGACGGACTCTCCGATGGAGAAGAAGTTCTGGAATACAACACGAACCCTCTTGTTAACGATACGGACGATGATGGTTTGACTGATAAGGCCGAGGTGGTTACTTATCACTCTGATCCACTTAATGCCGACTCCGATGGGGATTACCTGCCAGATGGATACGAAGTTAAAATTGGCACGGATCCAACTTCTGACTGGAGATACGGTTCAATTGATGAAGAAACTTTGAAAGCTGGCCTCAGTAAATTACTGCGTGAGAGAATTAAAGGGATCTCCGAGCAGTTTTGGGAATACAACTCTACATTGGATCGGGCATGGGCAATTCTCCAGTGGATTGATGAGAATATCCAATACAACGATACCAAGGCAGAGTACGTGGATAAAAGCGTTGAGATGTGGGATTATCTGAGTAGTTATAACAAGGAGTATTATGCTAATCTGACAAGACTTCAGGCGGTGAATGATACTGTTTTCAGGTACAAAAGTGGAATTTGTGGAGACTATGCTCTGCTCACTGCCGCTTTTCTTCTTGAGGCTAATGTAAGTCCAATATACGTTTTAAGCATTGACTATGTTGATCAAGAGGTGGGACACGCCACTGTGGCAGTAAAACTCGAGAAGGAATACTTTGTACTGGATCAGCATCTGCCAATGATACCCCTTGGGAACTATTATTGGTTCTCTATCTGGGGAGGCCTCGGAGAAATCTCCAATGTAACTTTCTATAGAGTGGCCCTGAATGAAAATGGAGAAGTAGACATCAGAAACTGGACGTGGAGAAGTGGAAGCCTCAAAAAACGAGCCTATAAGTTCACTTCGCAGGATCTCGAAGTGGTCCTAAACCTGACAAAGGAGATGTTTACTGAGCTTTATCCTGGATATCAACAGGATCAGAGGCTTAAGCGTAACGCGGAGGCAGATCTTGAGTCAATTAAACAACGGAACGAAAGTGCAAGAACTCTGTTACCAGTAGGGTTTCACAAAGGATGGACCCTTTGGTGGTCCGATCCAGGATTTCAGCTTTACTACCACCCACTGCTTGCGGAAAAACTCGTAAGATATTACTGGCCGGGACCAGCTTTCTCGAACGAGGACTGGGTTGGTCCAATCAGAGAATGTGACAGGTACTATCTACTGGTCGATAGCGATGAATACAATACAGTCCTGATCCAGGACTCTGAGGGGGACTCCTATGAAATCAACCGCATGGTGATGGTACTTCAAATTGCAACGTAG
- a CDS encoding mechanosensitive ion channel family protein — protein sequence MATNNTTVPHPEIPVDIGVSLLTLIEAALIIAGMIVLGRLMRRFILRKSKETTLTWIINEDTADIIFRMFVLGGIIWALYLLGIMSYEIWNTTVGNIAFAIGFFYFAYLIAKKSKDYMIASSGKEARPDVMVKAKVFYYIFLTVAFFLALNFAGVSGELSAVLAAIGITGIVLGFAAQTVVSNFVSGVFMYFDKPLSIGDQVQIGELEGVVEDIRILSTRIRAWDGTLIRIPNEKLFNSNIVNFMRYPVRRVDVDMGISYSADAEKAIRIIKDVLDGIPLVLAEPEPLVYVNELSDSAVMIAIRAWAPSEKWFDVRTRIIRDVKKALDEAGIEIPFPQRVNWFANELRVKVEESGEREERA from the coding sequence ATGGCAACGAACAACACAACGGTTCCCCATCCAGAGATACCCGTGGACATAGGCGTCTCACTCCTCACTTTGATCGAGGCCGCCCTGATAATAGCGGGCATGATAGTTCTGGGCAGGCTCATGAGGCGCTTCATCCTCAGAAAATCCAAGGAGACGACCCTCACATGGATAATCAACGAGGACACGGCGGATATAATCTTTCGGATGTTCGTGCTCGGTGGAATAATCTGGGCCCTGTACCTGCTCGGCATAATGAGTTATGAGATATGGAACACCACCGTGGGGAACATAGCCTTTGCGATAGGGTTCTTCTACTTCGCGTACCTCATAGCCAAGAAGTCCAAGGATTACATGATCGCCAGCTCTGGAAAGGAGGCCCGGCCGGATGTCATGGTTAAGGCAAAGGTATTCTACTACATCTTCCTAACGGTGGCGTTTTTCCTGGCACTCAACTTTGCAGGGGTAAGCGGTGAGCTGAGCGCGGTTCTGGCGGCCATTGGAATAACGGGTATAGTCCTCGGTTTCGCGGCTCAGACCGTTGTTTCGAACTTCGTCTCCGGAGTCTTCATGTACTTTGACAAGCCGCTCTCGATAGGCGACCAGGTGCAGATAGGCGAGCTGGAGGGCGTCGTTGAGGACATAAGGATACTCTCGACGAGGATAAGGGCATGGGACGGGACTCTGATAAGGATTCCAAACGAGAAGCTCTTCAACAGCAACATAGTGAACTTCATGCGCTATCCGGTGAGGCGCGTGGACGTTGACATGGGCATATCCTACAGCGCCGACGCTGAGAAGGCCATCCGAATAATAAAAGACGTTCTGGATGGGATACCTCTTGTTCTGGCCGAGCCGGAGCCCCTGGTTTACGTCAACGAGCTCTCGGACAGCGCGGTTATGATCGCCATACGGGCATGGGCACCCAGCGAGAAGTGGTTTGACGTCAGAACGAGAATCATACGGGACGTTAAGAAGGCCCTTGACGAGGCCGGAATAGAGATACCGTTCCCGCAGAGGGTGAACTGGTTCGCCAACGAGCTGAGGGTGAAGGTGGAGGAAAGCGGGGAAAGGGAGGAAAGGGCTTAA
- a CDS encoding preprotein translocase subunit Sec61beta — protein MAKERTTLPPTGAGLMRFFDEDTRAIKISPRGVIAVTLILVALEILLHAFGTQLFG, from the coding sequence ATGGCAAAAGAAAGAACAACGCTTCCGCCAACCGGTGCCGGTCTCATGAGGTTCTTCGACGAGGACACCAGGGCAATAAAGATAAGCCCGAGGGGCGTCATAGCGGTTACGCTCATCTTGGTGGCCCTTGAGATACTCCTTCACGCCTTTGGAACGCAGCTCTTTGGTTAA
- a CDS encoding 30S ribosomal protein S6e: MATFKLVISNPKNGIARQVEISGEGAEKLIGKRIGEEIPASELGLNLTEIFGEEIPGNVKLRITGGTDKDGFAMRPDVHGPRRVKILVSKGPGFRPKERGERRKKTVRGNTISPEIVQINMKLVF; encoded by the coding sequence ATGGCGACCTTTAAGCTCGTTATATCCAACCCTAAGAACGGCATAGCCAGGCAGGTTGAGATAAGCGGCGAAGGAGCCGAGAAGCTCATAGGAAAGCGCATAGGAGAGGAGATTCCCGCGAGCGAGCTCGGACTCAACCTCACCGAGATCTTCGGGGAGGAGATTCCGGGCAACGTCAAGCTCAGGATAACCGGTGGTACCGACAAGGACGGCTTCGCCATGAGGCCCGACGTCCACGGCCCGAGGAGGGTCAAGATCCTCGTTTCGAAGGGTCCGGGCTTCAGGCCGAAGGAGAGGGGAGAGAGGAGGAAGAAGACCGTCAGGGGCAACACCATCAGCCCCGAGATCGTCCAGATCAACATGAAGCTCGTCTTCTGA
- a CDS encoding Lrp/AsnC family transcriptional regulator, which yields MEGRSTLTPRQIRLLRKFYEEGKTIEVHTVEKTQDELAEELGITRQALSNHLKVLKELGYIRTGRGFIDLTDKALDLLGEKKGDVFVFVKIEPTKRKHVYEHIKELKIKKIYRVTGDIDLIIEADKTKLDDILEEIASLDGVKETITHIVLEVL from the coding sequence ATGGAAGGGAGGTCGACTCTTACCCCGAGGCAGATAAGGCTGCTCAGGAAGTTCTACGAGGAAGGAAAGACTATCGAGGTGCACACCGTCGAGAAGACCCAGGACGAGCTTGCGGAGGAGCTTGGAATCACCAGGCAGGCCCTCAGCAATCACCTTAAAGTGCTTAAAGAACTCGGCTACATAAGGACCGGAAGGGGCTTCATAGACCTCACCGACAAGGCCCTTGACCTTCTCGGCGAGAAGAAGGGCGACGTCTTCGTCTTCGTGAAGATAGAGCCCACCAAGAGAAAGCACGTCTACGAGCACATTAAGGAGCTCAAGATAAAGAAGATATACCGCGTCACCGGCGACATAGACCTCATCATCGAGGCCGACAAGACGAAGCTCGACGATATCCTCGAGGAGATAGCCTCACTCGACGGCGTCAAGGAGACCATTACCCACATCGTCCTCGAAGTCCTCTGA
- a CDS encoding metal-dependent phosphohydrolase, protein MYTEEELLGEIRELLGDEELYGLYERAFREYHYYFETTNYIVLNVYGFNDHGPIHVLLTTRRALELLNIIRKFGIQTTAEKLGKPFRWSKFIVAFGALFHDTGNMIHRINHYQFSVLLAEPIIEKLVREFGTDDPLLLKALTLNAIYTHDEAVPCTTIEGSLVTIADGCDMEAGRSRLVHKRDKVDIHAVSALAIERVEIREGDEEQPILIEIWMKHPAGIFQVDEILTKKVKSSLLGGRVRLRIHTGTEVMEKVI, encoded by the coding sequence ATGTACACGGAGGAAGAACTGCTGGGCGAGATTAGGGAACTCCTCGGCGACGAGGAGCTCTACGGGCTCTACGAGAGGGCATTCAGAGAGTACCACTACTACTTCGAGACGACCAACTACATCGTGCTGAACGTCTACGGCTTCAACGACCACGGACCGATTCACGTTCTGCTCACGACCAGGCGCGCGCTGGAGCTTCTGAACATCATTAGGAAGTTCGGAATCCAGACGACGGCCGAGAAGCTCGGCAAGCCCTTCCGCTGGAGCAAGTTCATAGTGGCCTTCGGGGCACTGTTCCACGACACCGGGAACATGATACACAGGATAAACCACTACCAGTTCAGCGTTCTCCTGGCGGAGCCGATAATAGAGAAGCTCGTGAGGGAGTTCGGAACCGACGACCCGCTCCTCCTCAAGGCGCTCACCCTGAACGCCATCTACACCCACGATGAAGCCGTTCCGTGCACCACCATCGAGGGCTCGCTCGTTACGATAGCGGACGGCTGCGACATGGAGGCCGGAAGGAGCAGGCTCGTCCACAAGAGGGACAAGGTCGACATCCACGCCGTCTCGGCCCTGGCCATCGAGAGGGTGGAGATAAGGGAAGGGGACGAGGAGCAGCCGATACTCATCGAGATATGGATGAAGCACCCCGCCGGAATCTTCCAGGTGGACGAGATACTGACGAAGAAGGTCAAGAGCTCCCTCCTGGGCGGGAGGGTCAGGCTCAGGATACACACCGGCACCGAGGTAATGGAGAAGGTTATTTAA
- the engB gene encoding GTP-binding protein EngB yields the protein MIIFVGRSNVGKSTLIFRLTGKWVKRGKRPGVTRKPVEINWRGKLVVDMPGFGFMSGVPKAKQERIKDEIVHFIEDNADDIELAVLVVDGKAAPEIIERWEKRGEIPIDVEFYAFLRELGIPVIVAVNKMDKIRNLQRTINFLAEKFGVPYSEVPETFVPISAKFGKNLLELRKLMEKKLKEGRKRPSAETESEDFEDDVGNGLLDAVE from the coding sequence ATGATAATATTCGTGGGACGTTCGAACGTTGGCAAGAGCACGCTCATCTTTCGTCTGACCGGCAAGTGGGTCAAGAGGGGCAAGAGGCCAGGGGTTACTAGGAAGCCCGTGGAGATAAACTGGCGCGGGAAGCTGGTTGTGGACATGCCCGGCTTCGGCTTCATGAGCGGCGTTCCCAAGGCGAAACAGGAGAGGATCAAGGACGAGATAGTCCACTTCATCGAGGACAACGCCGATGACATCGAGCTGGCGGTTCTCGTGGTTGATGGCAAAGCCGCCCCGGAGATAATAGAGCGCTGGGAGAAGCGCGGGGAGATACCGATAGATGTGGAGTTCTACGCCTTCCTCCGAGAGCTGGGAATCCCTGTGATAGTCGCGGTCAACAAGATGGACAAGATAAGGAACCTGCAGAGGACAATAAACTTTCTAGCCGAGAAGTTCGGCGTTCCCTACAGCGAGGTGCCCGAGACCTTTGTTCCAATATCCGCCAAGTTCGGGAAGAACCTCCTTGAGTTGAGGAAGCTCATGGAGAAGAAGCTTAAAGAGGGCAGGAAGCGGCCCTCCGCGGAAACGGAGTCAGAGGACTTCGAGGACGATGTGGGTAATGGTCTCCTTGACGCCGTCGAGTGA
- a CDS encoding DUF434 domain-containing protein translates to MLLDAYRDLKYLLNRGYRKKYALEFVANHYRLTKGERYLLARCVFSDEWIDEVRRKLLMPEELRGRVLGIDGFNVLITLESLLEGRAILCEDGLVRDLKYQGRYRLNEGTERLIGDLTRALGELGLKKVVFFYGSAVPRSGEVKRLTEKALLREGVNSEVRLVKSPDFELKAFETVATADIGIISKVPHVFDLAAHVGRLAGWEAGDLFELLRKAYSKEY, encoded by the coding sequence ATGCTCCTCGATGCGTACCGCGATCTGAAGTACCTCCTCAACAGGGGCTACCGGAAAAAGTACGCCCTCGAGTTCGTGGCCAATCACTACAGGCTGACAAAGGGTGAGCGCTACCTCCTGGCCAGGTGCGTGTTCTCGGACGAATGGATAGATGAGGTAAGGAGAAAGCTCCTAATGCCGGAAGAGCTCAGGGGCAGGGTTCTTGGGATAGACGGCTTCAACGTCCTGATAACACTCGAATCGCTCCTCGAAGGGCGGGCCATACTCTGCGAGGATGGGCTCGTGAGGGATTTGAAGTACCAGGGCAGATACAGGCTCAACGAAGGCACGGAGCGGCTCATTGGCGATCTCACCCGCGCCCTCGGGGAGCTGGGCCTTAAAAAGGTCGTGTTCTTCTACGGCTCGGCGGTTCCAAGGAGCGGGGAGGTGAAGAGACTGACGGAAAAGGCCCTCCTTCGGGAGGGGGTCAACTCCGAGGTGAGGCTCGTCAAAAGCCCCGACTTCGAGCTCAAGGCCTTCGAAACCGTCGCAACCGCCGACATCGGAATCATATCAAAGGTTCCCCACGTCTTTGACCTGGCAGCGCACGTGGGAAGGCTCGCCGGGTGGGAGGCGGGCGATCTCTTTGAACTCCTGAGAAAAGCGTATTCAAAAGAATATTAA